In the Vulpes vulpes isolate BD-2025 chromosome 12, VulVul3, whole genome shotgun sequence genome, AGGAGAGATTCTTTTCTGAAACGCCTATACAGGGCCCCGATTGACTGGATAGAGGAATACACCACAGGCATGGCCGACTGCATCTTGGTCAACAGCCAGTTTACCGCTGCCATTTTTAAGGAAACATTCAAGTCCCTGTCTCACATAGAACCCGATGTCCTCTACCCATCTCTCAATGTCACCAGCTTTGACTCCACTGCTCCCGAAAAGCTCGATGACCTCGTCCCCGAGGGGAAGAAGTTCCTGTTCCTCTCCATCAACAgatatgaaaggaagaaaaatctgacTTTGGCACTGGAAGCCCTAGTAAAACTGCGTGGGAGATTGACATCCCAAGATTGGGACAAGGTCCATCTAATCATGGCAGGTGGCTATGATGAAAGAGTCTTGGAGAATGTGGACCACTATCAGGAATTGAAGAAAATGGTCCAACAGTCTGACCTTGCACAGTGTGTGACCTTCCTGCGGTCTTTCTCAGACAAACAGAAAATCTCACTCCTCCACGGCTGCACATGTGTGCTTTACACACCAAGCCATGAACACTTTGGCATCGTCCCTTTGGAAGCCATGTACATGCAGTGCCCGGTCATCGCTGTTAATTCGGGTGGGCCCTTGGAGTCCATCACCCATGGTGTCACAGGGTTTCTGTGCGAGCCTGACCCAGTGCACTTCTCAGAAGCAATGGAAAAGTTCATCCATGAACCTTCTTTAAAAGCCACAATGGGACTGGCTGGGAGAGCCAGGGTGAAAGCAAAGTTTTCCTCGGAAGCCTTTACAGAACAGCTCTACCAGTATGTCACCAAACTGCTGGTAtgatcagacttttttttaaaggaatttgtgCTGTATTCATTAGTATCATTTTTTTGTAGATTGTAGACTCATTTCTGAAACCTAAAAAGAAACCTAGAGTCCATTGTGaaagcaattaaaagaaaaatacacttgaATCTTGAATCTGAGCCACTTTCCTATGCACCACACCTTCCCATCTactttttcagaaaaacaaaatcctgttTATGCTTTATTTCATGTCTTACCAgtgttaatatataaaaatgacgCAATTCCATATTCACCAGAATCTTTCAATTCTGTTTTCTCTAGGCTATTGTTGCTTTGCCTACAAATTTTGAGTCCTCGTGTGCCTTACTTGGTTTTGATAGTTTTAAGTGTATTATTAAAGTTGATTAATTTGGGTTCATAGCATAATGAGAACAGGGTCACTGTGGTTCACAAAATCAATGCACCTAAGCATTCACTATCCTCTGTTAGGAAATTTTTATTAGTCATACCTTTGCCTGGATCCATAGAAGAATGTTCTGTACTTCTTCACAAAgatgatttattatatttttgcacAATGAGATGTGACAATAAAAGATGTTTatcttaggaaaagaaaagggccTCTGGGTTCTGTTGGTATTGTTAGGAGTGTGGACAGCCAAGCCTGAAGCCTGAAACAAGAGTAAACCAGGTGTTGAAGTAATGGGACATTGTCACTCGTGGTTGTGCGTCTTATGTATGGTTGGTTTCTTCATGTCACCTGAGTCCACCTGAGTTGTTGGCTTCATATTGTTATTTTGTTAAGCTCCTCCTACACGTTAGACACAGTTACTGTGTGTCCTTCAAGTCCTGCTTTCCATGCCATGGCTGTGAAGCTTTCCTTGaccctcctcccaccttcctctcccCAGCCTGCGTGTGATCCTCTTCCATGTACCCTAGCCCGTTTGTGGCACTGAGCAGTTTTAGAGTTCCCTGCTTACTTGTTGgcctaagtaaaataaacataaagcacTTTTCAATGTATCTTTAAagctaaattcttttttattaccactttttaaaaaattccagcccaacttggggcttaaactcacaatcccaagagcAAGaatcccatgctctaccaactaatcCAGCCAGTGCCCCAAaagctaaattctttttttgaaaaagagcaaTCAGTGATCACTAGCCAAAGGCTCCACATTCATCACTTCTGAGAGTACAGACCTGAGAGCCTAACAgccttaggcaaattacttaatttctgtGCCTCAGCTGCTTCATCTGCtgtaacattttacattcttCATGGAGTAGTTGTGACATCACAAAAATACACGTAAGGTACTTAAAAACAGTACTTGGCACGTGGTATGGGCTATAGAGATactagatattttataatttggggaGACTGAAAACCTGCAGAATTTCCACGTGGGTTCATGCTGCACTTGTGTAttgttctttggggttttttttacaGAATGAAATTTCAGGTTGTAACTTATCACATTCATCTGTATTTTCATGAAATGAAACATCTGTACCGGAAAGGAGTTCTCTAAAGCAATCAAATATATTAAGTCTTTTATAGAAGAGTtgagtttgcttttctttgtcaCGGTGAAAGTTTGTGAAAGTAGGTCATCCCCATTTTGTGGGGTTTGTGTTTTGTGGCTTGATGGGTGTGTTGCCCCAGGGAACTGCAGCCTGTGCAGAAAGGCCTGGTGGCTCTGACCCTGGCTTTAAGACAGACTGAGATCCTTAACCCATAACCGGTGCCTGACCATTCAGAGCATTAAAACTTGCCTATTTGACCATTTTTATGCAGATCCAAAATGGACTCCAGGGGTTCATGGGCCTTAAGTTTAGCTTCCCTTCATGGTCTTAAGGCCCAGCAGGTGACACTAAGACCACAGAactagtggggggggggggggcgggatgcAGAACCCTGCGTGCCCTGAGCCTCCAGCCTCTGATGGATTAACTCCTGGCTCCGAGACTTAGGATGGAGTTTTTGCCTCTAGGTTCTGTTCACAGTTTCCTAAACAAAGCTGAAGTTAGGGAGAAGAGAAGCATAGCACCCCGAAGTAAGCTGTCCAGGACTCTCCCAGTAGTAATTCTCCTAGCAATGACTGTGTGCTGGGCATGATACGACATACACAGCCAACAGCTCATTTATCCCAAGAGTTCCATGAGGAACTTCCCTTTATAGATGAGTGTGGCTAAGCAGCTTGCCTGTGTCACACAACCTGGAGGGATGAGCAGTCTCAAGGCCCTCCAGTTGCAAAGTCCAACCACTCTCCCCTCAAGTCTGCCTTCACCCCAACCAAACTGGTGTGGCATTTCTTCCATGAAACCCTCTACGGTCCTGCCGGTGGGCCTATTGAGGTCTTCACGGCTGGAAAGGTCTTGCGAGTCATTTGCCCCCTTCAGCTTCAGAGCAATCTTGTGAAAAGGGTGTGTTATCCCCCCATTGTACCCACAAGGAAGCTCAGGGAGATGAAAGGCTTGCTCAAGGGTTGAAAAGTGAACCAACCAGGATTCAGCGGTAATTAGCCGATCCATCCAGAACTGCACATGCCAGGATTTCTCAGCCCACTCCCCTTCAGTAACTATAAATATCACGAACTTGGGGGTTTGCAAAGCTCTTTCCAGGTTGTCTCATTTGCTCTTCACAGGATCATTCCAGGTAGCTGAGTCCACAGTAGAGAAGCTACGGCCTACAGCCGGGAAGCCCTGGAGCTATAACTCCAACCTAACCGTCTGATGCCAGGTCAGCAGTTGTGTCAGTTGTACAACAGAAGCCTCTTCAGTAAATGCTTCACCGCCTTCAAACTGCCCCACTCCCAGCTCCTCTTGTGCGACCTCACTCCACGTCTGCCAGCACAAGGAAAATGAGGCACCTGAAGAAACGCCACCCAGCTCTCTGCTTGCTGTCACCAGTGCGCCTGTGCCAATATCACTCTCCTGTGGCCtcctttctttgcatttccaacTCCCAGCATCAAATCCACCCAGAGCTGAATAGGACCCTAGAGGTCACCTGGCCTAATTTGCTCCTACACAGGTGAGAAAGCAGGCCCTCCAAGAGAAGGAGACCTGCTTAAGGTCAGAGAGGGTCATTGTAGGCCTCCTCAACTTCTTCATGAAGCCCCGCAGGTCCCCTGCACTAAACCCTCCTCTATGCCACTTCCTTAGAACCCCTTACTCCTTCACCCCTAACCTCAGCCCCTGCAACTCCATCTCCAACAGCCTGTGAGGAACCATCACCATCCAGACACGAGTGCCACACGTGCccgcggggggtggggagctttCCAAATGACAAGCTCAGTTTCCAACCTCTGCTCTGATCAAACCTGTACTCCCTCCTCAGGAGGGAAGCGAGGGAGGGGTCTTAGCCTACTGACTCCTGAGCCCAGGAGCTGCTGGAGCCAGCACTCTGCACTTGTCAAGAGGATCAGAGGATTGAGTAGGGTTCGAAATCAGGGTGAATTGTCCTTGTGGCCCAGAGATGTGAACATATGCAAATGCTGAAATATCTTGTAGGAAGCACTATCACTAGCCAGCCCCTGATGTCATCTCAGACAAATATAGAAGTCTCtcggggtatgtgtgtgtgtgtgtgtgtgtgtgtgtgtgtgtgttggggatcTTAGGGGGAGACGCACAAGCGTAGCATAGATGTGACTTGCCTTTGTGACCTGCCACTCACCCAAGAAGTTGGCAAGCACAATTAGAACAAACTACtaaaggactcctgggtggtttagtagcttaagcatctgcttttagctcaggtcatgattccggattcctgggatcgactcccagctatacatggaggctgcttaagattctctctctccctctgcccctccctgcaccacGTGTGCATGAAGGCAGTGCATCATGGAGCTGGATTGCCCTTAAGGGTACCGTTGGGAGTCTGCCTATGCCAGGGAAAGTCACACCATGGGGCAACGGATAGTCGGTTTAAACCACCCCAATGGGAGTATTTCCCTCTCATTTGAATGTTACCTAACTCAATATTGGGAGGTCCACCAATAGTCAAGAGAGTGTGGTACCAATGTAAGGATAGATGAATAGATCACTCCAACAGAATTGAATTCTAAGATACATCTGCACATatgtggtcaattgatttttgccAAAGGTGCTAAGGTAATTCAACtagaaaaagatagtcttttcaagaaatggtgctcGGACAATTGGATATCTGTATGGGGGGAAAAATGAGCCTCAACCTTTACCtcacattatatacaaaaatacactTGATGGGGATTGTAGGCTTACACGTAAAAGCTGGAGTGCCgaatttagagaagaaaacagaagaaaatctctATAACCTTGGggaaggcaaagatttcttagataggATACaaagagcacagagcccaaagggaaaaattgataagctgaattgcctcaaaattaaaaacagctgctcttcaaaagacactgtttttttaaaaaaatgaaaagacaagccacagattgggagaaaatattcatagttaacatatctgataaagaccTGCAGCCAGGATATGTAAAGAATTCTCAGAACTCAAGAGTAAGAGGACAAATAACCCACATTTTTTAATGAGCAGCAGATTTGAAAGACCacagaaaatatacacatatccaataagcacatgataagatgctcaacatctttgGTCACCAaggaactgcaaattaaaaccacagcaCAGGCCCACTGCACACCCATACAATTGAAAGGCTCTGAGTAAgaatgttgacaaggatatggaacATCAAGGGTTCTCACCCATTGCTGGTGGGCAAACAAAAAAGTACAaacactttggaaagcagttgGACAGTTTCTTATAAGGTTAAACATGACACCTAGCATCCAAACGAGCAATTGCACTTGCCggtattttgcttaaaataagtGACATATCTGAACAAAGacttttattcaaatattcacagcagctcTACTTATTAATAGTCAAAAGCTGAGGggacctgggcggctcagtcagttaagcctctgcctttggctcaggtcatgatccccaaattgtgggttcaagccccatgtcaagctccccactgagtggggagtctgttttgccttctccctctgccgcctccccactgcttgtgttctctctctctctctctctctctcattcaaaatcctttaaaaaatagtcaaaagctTAAAACAATCCAAGGGTCCGTCAACAAGTGGATAATAAATAACCAAATGTGGTTCTATACAATGATATAtttctcagcaaaaaaaaaaggatgaactGATAAACACAATGACCTAGATGAATCCCAAAAGcctgctgagtgaaacaagtcagacacgAAAGAACTcctactatatgattccattaatatgaggcttcagagaaaaaaatccaatctacAGTGACAGAGAGCAAGTCActgcttgcagcccagggtgAGGCAGGGACCCACTAGGTAAGGGCACAAAGGAActttggggtgatggaagtgTTCTATGTATTATGATGCTGGTTACAAGGATGGATGAATTTGTCAGAACTAATAAAATACGTGCTTACATGGAATGTATGTTACTGTATGTAAATCATACcccata is a window encoding:
- the ALG2 gene encoding alpha-1,3/1,6-mannosyltransferase ALG2 isoform X1, encoding MAEKRARDPEPGPSPSVLFLHPDLGVGGAERLVLDAALALQARGCSVKLWTAHYDPGHCFADSRGLQVRCAGDWLPRSLGWGGRGAAVCAYVRMVFLALYVLFLGDEEFDVVVCDQVSACIPVLKLARRRKKILFYCHFPDLLLTRRDSFLKRLYRAPIDWIEEYTTGMADCILVNSQFTAAIFKETFKSLSHIEPDVLYPSLNVTSFDSTAPEKLDDLVPEGKKFLFLSINRYERKKNLTLALEALVKLRGRLTSQDWDKVHLIMAGGYDERVLENVDHYQELKKMVQQSDLAQCVTFLRSFSDKQKISLLHGCTCVLYTPSHEHFGIVPLEAMYMQCPVIAVNSGGPLESITHGVTGFLCEPDPVHFSEAMEKFIHEPSLKATMGLAGRARVKAKFSSEAFTEQLYQYVTKLLV
- the ALG2 gene encoding alpha-1,3/1,6-mannosyltransferase ALG2 isoform X2, whose product is MAEKRARDPEPGPSPSVLFLHPDLGVGGAERLVLDAALALQARGCSVKLWTAHYDPGHCFADSRGLQVSACIPVLKLARRRKKILFYCHFPDLLLTRRDSFLKRLYRAPIDWIEEYTTGMADCILVNSQFTAAIFKETFKSLSHIEPDVLYPSLNVTSFDSTAPEKLDDLVPEGKKFLFLSINRYERKKNLTLALEALVKLRGRLTSQDWDKVHLIMAGGYDERVLENVDHYQELKKMVQQSDLAQCVTFLRSFSDKQKISLLHGCTCVLYTPSHEHFGIVPLEAMYMQCPVIAVNSGGPLESITHGVTGFLCEPDPVHFSEAMEKFIHEPSLKATMGLAGRARVKAKFSSEAFTEQLYQYVTKLLV